A part of Phoenix dactylifera cultivar Barhee BC4 chromosome 2, palm_55x_up_171113_PBpolish2nd_filt_p, whole genome shotgun sequence genomic DNA contains:
- the LOC103716999 gene encoding LOW QUALITY PROTEIN: pistil-specific extensin-like protein (The sequence of the model RefSeq protein was modified relative to this genomic sequence to represent the inferred CDS: deleted 2 bases in 1 codon), with protein sequence MGSGWTLALIGVAAALGTMFHGVEGWKDYDGSKVIHVGGKVMCQDCTKGWNQWVHGANPIKGSRVAVTCMDARRRVVYYASDNTDEHGEFDLLVTKYIYGKELPPEGCTVRLVSSPDHTCNINIMTNFGGGQTGVKLRRPSHVYPNLVKYTVGPFYFTSSICNEPRQGRGY encoded by the exons atgggaagtGGTTGGACCTTGGCATTGATTGGTGTTGCAGCTGCGCTCGGAACGATGTTCCATGGCGTGGAAGGATGGAAGGACTATGATGGGAGTAAGGTGATACATGTAGGAGGCAAAGTGATGTGCCAGGATTGTACAAAGGGCTGGAATCAATGGGTCCACGGTGCCAACCCAATCAAAG GTTCCAGGGTGGCCGTGACGTGCATGGATGCCCGCCGGCGGGTGGTATACTATGCAAGCGACAACACCGACGAGCACGGTGAGTTCGACCTGCTGGTGACCAAATACATCTACGGTAAGGAGCTCCCGCCGGAGGGCTGCACCGTGAGGCTCGTCTCCTCGCCTGACCACACCtgcaatataaat ataatgacCAACTTCGGCGGTGGCCAGACCGGCGTGAAGCTCCGCCGCCCCTCCCACGTCTATCCCAACCTGGTCAAGTACACGGTCGGGCCCTTCTACTTCACGTCGTCCATCTGCAACGAACCTCGCCAGGGACGTGGCTACTGA